The following proteins come from a genomic window of Coffea arabica cultivar ET-39 chromosome 11c, Coffea Arabica ET-39 HiFi, whole genome shotgun sequence:
- the LOC113718687 gene encoding 1,4-dihydroxy-2-naphthoyl-CoA synthase, peroxisomal isoform X2, which yields MMVQLGSQAAALLWTTATTKSMGKSLLMSQFGDSLLVMSLARSLLTLFMKKLLEKALPRDDGSVGVIILTGKGTKAFCSGGDQSMRSKDGYADKESFGRLNVLDLQVQIRRLPKPVIAMVAGYAVGGGHVLHMVCDLTIAAENAIFGQTGPKVGSFDAGYGSSIMSRLVGPKKAREMWFLTRFYTASEAEKMGLVNTVVPLEKLEEETVKWCREILRNSPTAIRVLKAALNAVDDGHAGLQELGGNATLIFYGTEEGNEGKNAYLQHRPPNFSKFPRLP from the exons ATGATGGTGCAATTGGGTTCTCAAGCTGCAGCTCTTCTATGGACGACAGCTACCACAAAAAGCATGGGGAAGTCCCTACTCATGAGCCAATTTGGAGACTCATTGCTAGTGATGAGTCTGGCAAGGAGTTTACTGACATTATTTATGAAAAAGCTGTTGGAGAAGGCATTGCCAAG GGATGATGGATCTGTGGGGGTCATAATTCTCACAGGAAAG GGTACCAAGGCATTTTGCAGTGGAGGTGACCAATCAATGAGAAGCAAAGATGGCTATGCTGATAAGGAAAGTTTTGGTCGCCTCAATGTTTTAGATTTGCAG GTGCAAATTCGTCGTCTACCAAAACCAGTAATTGCTATG GTTGCAGGTTATGCCGTTGGGGGAGGACATGTGCTGCATATGGTCTGTGATCTAACAATTGCTGCAGAAAATGCTATTTTTGGTCAGACAGGTCCTAAG GTGGGAAGCTTTGATGCTGGCTATGGAAGTTCGATAATGTCCAGATTG GTTGGGCCAAAGAAAGCACGGGAAATGTGGTTTCTGACTAGGTTCTATACAGCTTCTGAAGCAGAGAAAATGGGACTCGTAAATACTGTTGTCCCA CTAGAGAAATTGGAAGAAGAAACAGTTAAGTGGTGTAGAGAGATCCTAAGGAATAGCCCCACTGCAATTCGAGTGCTCAAAGCAGCTCTAAACGCAGTTGATGATGGGCATGCTGGACTTCAG GAGCTTGGAGGAAATGCAACCCTGATATTTTACGGAACTGAGGAAGGTAA
- the LOC113718687 gene encoding 1,4-dihydroxy-2-naphthoyl-CoA synthase, peroxisomal isoform X1 yields MAGMAGKDVETMRRRVASVASHLMPASHFNPSHDGAIGFSSCSSSMDDSYHKKHGEVPTHEPIWRLIASDESGKEFTDIIYEKAVGEGIAKITINRPEKRNAFGPHTIKELIRAFNDARDDGSVGVIILTGKGTKAFCSGGDQSMRSKDGYADKESFGRLNVLDLQVQIRRLPKPVIAMVAGYAVGGGHVLHMVCDLTIAAENAIFGQTGPKVGSFDAGYGSSIMSRLVGPKKAREMWFLTRFYTASEAEKMGLVNTVVPLEKLEEETVKWCREILRNSPTAIRVLKAALNAVDDGHAGLQELGGNATLIFYGTEEGNEGKNAYLQHRPPNFSKFPRLP; encoded by the exons ATGGCAGGCATGGCTGGGAAGGATGTTGAAACTATGAGAAGAAGAGTGGCCTCTGTAGCTAGCCATCTCATGCCGGCGTCCCATTTCAATCCTAGTCATGATGGTGCAATTGGGTTCTCAAGCTGCAGCTCTTCTATGGACGACAGCTACCACAAAAAGCATGGGGAAGTCCCTACTCATGAGCCAATTTGGAGACTCATTGCTAGTGATGAGTCTGGCAAGGAGTTTACTGACATTATTTATGAAAAAGCTGTTGGAGAAGGCATTGCCAAG ATAACAATTAACAGGCCAGAGAAAAGAAATGCCTTTGGACCACACACAATTAAGGAACTTATTCGTGCATTTAATGATGCCAGGGATGATGGATCTGTGGGGGTCATAATTCTCACAGGAAAG GGTACCAAGGCATTTTGCAGTGGAGGTGACCAATCAATGAGAAGCAAAGATGGCTATGCTGATAAGGAAAGTTTTGGTCGCCTCAATGTTTTAGATTTGCAG GTGCAAATTCGTCGTCTACCAAAACCAGTAATTGCTATG GTTGCAGGTTATGCCGTTGGGGGAGGACATGTGCTGCATATGGTCTGTGATCTAACAATTGCTGCAGAAAATGCTATTTTTGGTCAGACAGGTCCTAAG GTGGGAAGCTTTGATGCTGGCTATGGAAGTTCGATAATGTCCAGATTG GTTGGGCCAAAGAAAGCACGGGAAATGTGGTTTCTGACTAGGTTCTATACAGCTTCTGAAGCAGAGAAAATGGGACTCGTAAATACTGTTGTCCCA CTAGAGAAATTGGAAGAAGAAACAGTTAAGTGGTGTAGAGAGATCCTAAGGAATAGCCCCACTGCAATTCGAGTGCTCAAAGCAGCTCTAAACGCAGTTGATGATGGGCATGCTGGACTTCAG GAGCTTGGAGGAAATGCAACCCTGATATTTTACGGAACTGAGGAAGGTAA